In Aspergillus flavus chromosome 3, complete sequence, one genomic interval encodes:
- a CDS encoding putative C6 transcription factor, whose protein sequence is MLSSMTLTMKRSTPDNLESGDNLKSYSCLTCRQRKVKCDRCTPCSNCVKAEKQCSFIPPMRGKRKRTKPPRESLHAKLRRYEELLKSCGAKFEPSGDFDDSESETASQPDVQMDEDAAPPSQRFNLEETKPKLIIDKGTSRYFDSAPWSSLGNGLHHPEVGEPIDGSNLQDGGLFFEPEQIDKPENLANLHLSLQTLSKLKDIYLDRVDPMIKILHLPTFWISATHRLSDPQSMPTDLEAMMFAFYLATISTLKEDECQHLFGVRKSVMHSRYRMAARQALMNAGFLSTSSPTTLAAYALFMVSCNYQAFLIFSSHKKTCIRKSYKCDTLFVLSGVAIRLARKMGLHRDSSALGLSPFESEMRRRLWWHLAYVDFRLADVLGTKPSLDLSCSDNQMPLNVEDEDLHPDMVDPPLERRGITTTTPCLIKYVIMESLRKFSTSCPSELRWEALSSPDVTIMKKDSIIGHIEDQLEMKYLRYCDPSNSLHTFVSIMIRSSICKMKLFAHNPRQFANNPIKVPQDERNIFFDNAMKLLEYVIFMQEGSHGLGKYKWHFGTSVLWNVILYVLIEIRHRKTGSDVDKAWRLIGTVFSYYPQVFDESPGPVYIALGKWTLEVWDDHVAALKADGLPEPLTPDYINAIGHCRRPAIESPSRAKVQAVAPAPATRETVAQDRIHSPNHEGNHAEGGALDIYDLPNLLSFEMDPNEWIQWEQLVAEQGSFAQGDSM, encoded by the exons ATGCTTTCAAGCATGACATTAACGATGAAGAGATCCACACCAGATAATCTTGAGTCGGGTGATAATCTCAAGAGCTATTCATGTTTGACTTGTCGGCAGCGCAAGGTCAAATGCGACCGGTGCACTCCCTGCTCCAATTGCGTCAAGGCCGAGAAGCAATGCAGTTTTATTCCTCCTATGCGCGGGAagcgaaaaagaacaaaacctCCCAGAGAAAGTCTCCATGCCAAGTTAAGACGATACGAGGAATTGTTGAAATCTTGTGGCGCAAAGTTTGAGCCATCGGGAGATTTCGATGACTCGGAGTCGGAAACGGCATCTCAGCCTGATGTTCAGATGGATGAGGATGCTGCCCCTCCAAGCCAACGCTTCAACCTTGAAGAAACTAAACCAAAGCTCATCATCGATAAGGGCACGTCTAGATACTTTGATAG TGCACCTTGGTCTAGCCTAGGAAATGGA CTTCATCATCCCGAAGTTGGTGAGCCAATCGATGGGTCAAACCTTCAGGACGGTGGGCTGTTCTTCGAACCTGAGCAAATTGATAAGCCCGAGAACCTGGCAAACCTTCACCTCTCGCTCCAGACATTATCAAAGTtaaaagatatctatttAGATCGCGTTGACCCTATGATAAAAATCTTACATTTGCCTACATTCTGGATCTCAGCAACCCACAGGCTGAGTGATCCTCAAAGCATGCCGACAGACTTGGAGGCAATGATGTTTGCTTTCTACCTTGCGACAATCTCTACTTTGAAAGAAGATGAGTGCCAACATCTATTTGGAGTGCGGAAATCAGTCATGCACTCCCGCTATAGAATGGCAGCTCGGCAAGCTTTGATGAATGCAGGGTTCCTATCAACGTCCAGTCCGACGACCCTTGCTGCATATGCATTATTCATGGTAAGTTGTAACTACCAAGCTTTCTTAATATTCAGCTCACACAAGAAGACATGTATAAGAAAAAGCTACAAATGCGATACCCTATTCGTCTTATCAGGCGTCGCTATACGACTTGCGCGCAAAATGGGGCTCCATCGGGATAGCTCGGCTCTTGGACTGTCTCCGTTCGAATCGGAGATGCGAAGGCGACTTTGGTGGCATTTAGCTTATGTGGACTTCCGCCTGGCCGATGTGCTGGGGACGAAACCGTCGCTGGATCTTTCCTGCAGCGATAACCAAATGCCTCTAAatgtcgaggatgaggaccTCCACCCTGACATGGTCGATCCACCACTAGAACGCCGCGGAAtcactactactactccttGCTTGATCAAATACGTGATCATGGAGAGTTTGCGTAAATTTTCAACATCGTGTCCTAGTGAATTACGTTGGGAGGCACTCTCCAGCCCGGATGTCACAATCATGAAAAAGGACAGCATCATCGGTCACATTGAGGATCAACTGGAAATGAAGTATCTACGGTATTGCGACCCGTCGAACTCACTTCATACTTTTGTATCAATCATGATCAGGTCATCGATATGCAAAATGAAGCTCTTTGCGCATAATCCACGACAATTCGCCAATAATCCCATCAAAGTCCCCCAAGACGAGCGCAACATATTCTTCGATAACGCTATGAAGTTATTAGAGTATGTCATTTTTATGCAAGAAGGGTCCCATGGCCTAGGAAAATATAAATGGCATTTTGGCACGAGTGTTCTCTGGAATGTGATACTCTACGTGCTCATCGAAATTCGGCACCGGAAAACAGGGTCTGACGTTGATAAGGCATGGAGGCTGATAGGAACAGTGTTCTCCTACTACCCTCAGGTGTTTGATGAATCCCCTGGGCCTGTATATATAGCACTAGGCAAGTGGACGTTAGAGGTTTGGGACGACCACGTTGCGGCCTTGAAGGCAGACGGCCTTCCAGAACCATTGACACCCGATTATATCAATGCAATCGGTCACTGTCGACGACCAGCAATTGAGTCACCATCCAGGGCCAAGGTTCAAGCAGTGGCACCTGCACCTGCCACTCGGGAAACAGTTGCCCAGGACAGAATTCATTCTCCGAATCACGAAGGCAATCACGCTGAAGGGGGAGCTCTCGACATCTATGACCTCCCTAACCTCCTGTCTTTCGAGATGGACCCGAATGAATGGATCCAGTGGGAGCAGTTAGTTGCGGAACAGGGCAGCTTCGCTCAAGGCGACAGTATGTAA